DNA sequence from the Diorhabda sublineata isolate icDioSubl1.1 chromosome 6, icDioSubl1.1, whole genome shotgun sequence genome:
TTAGGTACCGAACGACTGTCTAAAACATCGAAGGACGGTATCGTATATTGCACGGGACCGGAAACGGCAGGCgaaagaataatgaatttagccaaagatttttctacaacattcaaaaattacacGAATTTCGGATTCTTCTGGATGAATTCGTTCAGTCACAACGACGTAAATACCCCTTCGCTTATGGACGATAAACTggtcgaatttttaaaaattctaaccGAACGAGGCGTTACAAATAACAGCATAATTATTTTCCTCAGTGATCACGGTATGCGTTTCGGCGATATAAGATTAACAGACACCGGTTGGTTAGAAGAAAGATTACCTTTTATATACGTATCGTTTCCCGATtggttcaaaaataattttaaaaaagaatacGAAAATTTCATCGACAATACCGATAAATTAACAACGCCGTACGACCTTCACGTGactttaaaacatttattgttattgtacGATCGtaattataaaactaaaaattcgAGCGAAGCTTGTCCGAAATGTAAATCGTTATTCCGAGCGATAGATTCCGAAAGATCTTGTTCGGACGCCGGAATCGATCAGCACTGGTGCACGTGCGCCGGTTATAAAAAGAGAAACATCGGTGGGAGTGTCAGTACGAAGTTGGGGGCGTTCCTATTGAACGTTATACACGATATAATACGATCGAGAACGAGCGATCGCCGATGCGTCAAATATTCCGTCGAGAAAATTTTAGATACGAGAATATCGGAACGTTTCACTTGGAAAAacgattcttatatattatttcagATTAGGACGAGACCTAAAGCGATTTTCGAAACTACTATTAGATATTTCGGTGATATAAATACTTCTAATTATTCGATTTCAGGTGATATTAGTAGATTAGATTCTTACAGCGAACATAGTAAATGTGTAAGTGACGCGTATCTTAAGAAGTATTGTTATTGTTCTTCCAACGGCGAGAAAGTGTAAGACGAGTGAGTGCCTTAAATTacgttttttccaaatttccaaatttataaaGGGCGATCATTTGTAAATTCCATTTAAATTTGACGTActtaaaatttaaaagtttatattttgttcaatttattgGATATCGCGAAGAATTACCccatatatattatatacgaGGCGTGTTCATTAAATTGTATTAAGATATTATgagattttatcaattattttctctcAATGTCATATATACGTGTAAAACTACGACcctttaagacattttttatatttggaaacacgaaaaagtcacTCGGAaccaaaaacttcaaattttataaaaaaaaaattattttttgaacgtACCTCGTATAGTTAGTGCCAATAATTATGAGATGagaattatatcaataaaacaaCGCCAACGTAAACGAAAGtgtcaaatttttgaatagaatttaaaataagtcaaaaaagtataaatatattgtGTTGACCTTGAAGGTTAACCATATTAACTTTCTCACAAAAACCATatcatttcataataaaaaaacgatttatttaataaatattacgtatttatacatatataaataaaatcaaataattattagaactttattttttcatttcctctTGTAAAACACTCGATTTAATCAATACTTCTTTCTTTTCAACAACAAATATTCTACAATAGAGTATATACATAGAAGATAACACATATAACTAAAAGTACCAGGCTACGATATGGTAAAAAAGAAGAGGAGTGAATACTACGAACCCATTTAATTtccaaacatatttttaaacgataagtttaagaaatatttattcaattataataatatcaaacGTACAATTACATCGTGAATAGTGTTTATAGTGAAGTCAAAGCGCTACTGGAATAACTTTTCCTATATCTGAATCCGTTAGCGCCGGTCaaatagtttatatttattctCGAGTTGAAAATCAATTCCGAATCAGAACGATATCTACCGAAATTCTCTTCAGAACAACTGACGGTTTTTCTGGAACTTTTCAAGAAATTAACGGATTTACAGTGCCGGAAACCTTTTTTGATTTCGTTCAAAAATTGAGTCGAAATTTTTGGTATGTTATCGAAATATTTAGCTCTGTTATCAGTGGATATCGAAGGAACGTTTTCTTCTAGTTGATATACGGTTGTCTCGGATAAAAAAGATCGATCTGAAATAAATGTAAGTACctgtaattaaatttatttacgtAAAATAGTTTGATCATACCTGCTGAGGATACGTCTTCGTCTATAACGTCTTCAATTACAACATTATCTATTTCGTCTTCGATGGTAAATGTTGTCAGTTGTTCGTAGGCCGGTGGGGGTGAGTTCGGAACGGGAATTGAAGGAGTTTGTGTAGTACTGGTGCTGGCGTGAGATTGAAGACTTTCTCCGGGTATTAAGTTTGTTATATCTCGCGATATCGAACCGCATTTGTTATATTCGTTGCAATTCGGGCATCTGGAAGAAAACGAAACGAATAACGATTGTTTTAACGAGAGTTTAATACGAAAATACCTTTTTTGAAGGTTTCGCAAtgacttgaaatttttaaatgatttcagTTTTACGAGATCGTTATACTCAGGTGGCGGTTCGTAATCTGGGGGTTCGTCGGGTACGATGATTTCTTCTTCGACTTCCCCTACTCcttcttctaaaaaaaatatcgattttctccaaaataggattttttttcataaatcactTAAATCTTAGGACACAAAAAACACAACCTTTCTTCATTTACtagtaatattttataatttccgAATTACGAggattcgaaataaaaatttattttccagttttcaaTAATAACACTGTCATCTATTTGCTCAGTACAGAGTTTATATCATAAATTAgtgttcattatttattaacattaattttggTCTTCTTTTTTGCTGACATCTCCCGAACTAAAGAGTATAATATTTTCTACATGTAATAAATCGATTTCAGAACCATCGCTCCATATGCTAGTGAAATTTCacgtaataataatttttgattactGAGATACAGGGTCTTGAAGTTGAAATGACATGGTCCTCTTTCTTTGTTCACATCTCCCGAACTAATAAATATAGAGCtgtctatataaaataaatcgttTTCGGAAATATTACTTCATATACTAGTgaaattttaggttttgatTATCTCTGGTTACCGAGTTACAGGGTCTTgaagttgaaattaatttttcagttcCAGACAAAGTCATGTTCATATTTCTTTGTTCATATCTCCCGGACTAATAAATATAgagtattttttatgaaatgaatcgttttcggaattattttttgatatactaTTGTAATTTAACGTAATAATAATCTCTGCTTACTGAGATACAGGGTCTTGAAGTTGAAATGACATGGTCCTCTTTCTTTGTTCACATCTCCCGAAGTAATAAATATAGAGCtgtctatataaaataaatcgttTTCGGAAATATTACT
Encoded proteins:
- the LOC130445543 gene encoding uncharacterized protein LOC130445543 isoform X4 encodes the protein MQDRSLPHKTLCLSVFGVCCLILTIFYYDNTIMNYAVPYETEELTFYEDNVATLYIDTKAAPSYTNNGVTCCYSNITRVNYSKDPDSKIKLSTCMYFENATTISKDPVYVKCLDIKSRRQIFENVHVAILIDEKIRRKIDNTTNPFSVLFIGIDSISRLNFIRSLPKTHNFVESNNWISLKGYNKIDDNTFPNLMAILTGLNNSRSYDICNPKIVGKLDKCPMIWYDFRKLGYVTAYAEDSGSINTFNYRKKGFAAQPVDYYFRPYVLGTERLSKTSKDGIVYCTGPETAGERIMNLAKDFSTTFKNYTNFGFFWMNSFSHNDVNTPSLMDDKLVEFLKILTERGVTNNSIIIFLSDHGMRFGDIRLTDTGWLEERLPFIYVSFPDWFKNNFKKEYENFIDNTDKLTTPYDLHVTLKHLLLLYDRNYKTKNSSEACPKCKSLFRAIDSERSCSDAGIDQHWCTCAGYKKRNIGGSVSTKLGAFLLNVIHDIIRSRTSDRRCVKYSVEKILDTRISERFTWKNDSYILFQIRTRPKAIFETTIRYFGDINTSNYSISGDISRLDSYSEHSKCVSDAYLKKYCYCSSNGEKV
- the LOC130445543 gene encoding uncharacterized protein LOC130445543 isoform X3, giving the protein MQDRSLPHKTLCLSVFGVCCLILTIFYYDNTIMNYAVPYETEELTFYEDVEYLVSSSKCKIPNYKPFNPDAKRYYKKEKYKPCRSKRLLTFVTVTDNVATLYIDTKAAPSYTNNGVTCCYSNITRVNYSKDPDSKIKLSTCMYFENATTISKDPVYVKCLDIKSRRQIFENVHVAILIDEKIRRKIDNTTNPFSVLFIGIDSISRLNFIRSLPKTHNFVESNNWISLKGYNKIDDNTFPNLMAILTGLNNSRSYDICNPKIVGKLDKCPMIWYDFRKLGYVTAYAEDSGSINTFNYRKKGFAAQPVDYYFRPYVLGTERLSKTSKDGIVYCTGPETAGERIMNLAKDFSTTFKNYTNFGFFWMNSFSHNDVNTPSLMDDKLVEFLKILTERGVTNNSIIIFLSDHGMRFGDIRLTDTGWLEERLPFIYVSFPDWFKNNFKKEYENFIDNTDKLTTPYDLHVTLKHLLLLYDRNYKTKNSSEACPKCKSLFRAIDSERSCSDAGIDQHWCTCAGYKKRNIGGSVSTKLGAFLLNVIHDIIRSRTSDRRCVKYSVEKILDTRISERFTWKNDSYILFQIRTRPKAIFETTIRYFGDINTSNYSISGDISRLDSYSEHSKCVSDAYLKKYCYCSSNGEKV
- the LOC130445543 gene encoding uncharacterized protein LOC130445543 isoform X2, which gives rise to MQDRSLPHKTLCLSVFGVCCLILTIFYYDNTIMNYAVPYETEELTFYEVKNFSFIDNSTVSATTIRSTSFSVTKSSKSSTTNINTKANISKNVLQSTTRFSLPHEDNVATLYIDTKAAPSYTNNGVTCCYSNITRVNYSKDPDSKIKLSTCMYFENATTISKDPVYVKCLDIKSRRQIFENVHVAILIDEKIRRKIDNTTNPFSVLFIGIDSISRLNFIRSLPKTHNFVESNNWISLKGYNKIDDNTFPNLMAILTGLNNSRSYDICNPKIVGKLDKCPMIWYDFRKLGYVTAYAEDSGSINTFNYRKKGFAAQPVDYYFRPYVLGTERLSKTSKDGIVYCTGPETAGERIMNLAKDFSTTFKNYTNFGFFWMNSFSHNDVNTPSLMDDKLVEFLKILTERGVTNNSIIIFLSDHGMRFGDIRLTDTGWLEERLPFIYVSFPDWFKNNFKKEYENFIDNTDKLTTPYDLHVTLKHLLLLYDRNYKTKNSSEACPKCKSLFRAIDSERSCSDAGIDQHWCTCAGYKKRNIGGSVSTKLGAFLLNVIHDIIRSRTSDRRCVKYSVEKILDTRISERFTWKNDSYILFQIRTRPKAIFETTIRYFGDINTSNYSISGDISRLDSYSEHSKCVSDAYLKKYCYCSSNGEKV